The sequence below is a genomic window from Patescibacteria group bacterium.
AAACAAAAAAGAAGCTCCTACAAAAATTTGGCTCGGTTAAAAAAATGCGTCAAGCTAAAAAGAAAAATATTGCCAAATTAATTGGCTCTCACAAGACAAATATTTTATTAAAATACTTATGAAAAATTACCAAGATCTGGAAAAAGAAGTAGAAGAAAAGACTAAAAAAAGAGCCAAGAAAAGAAAGAAAAATATGAAAGTCAGCGGCAAAAGTGTTTTTGAAATTCAAAAAATTCTAGCCAAAAAAAAAGAAGGAACATAAAAAGAATTGACAAATAACAATATTGCTGTTATAATTGAATTCAGTTTATTAATTTTCTTAACTTTTAGAATTTATGGAATTTGCCCTAAAAATTATACAAATGGTGCTTTCGGTTATTTTAATTACTCTTGTCTTGCTGCAAAATCGCGGCAGTGGTCTGGGTGGTATATTTGGCGGCGAAGGCAATGTTTACCGCACCAAGCGAGGCTTTGATAAGTTTTTATTTATTGGCACTATTATAACAGCCGCTCTCTTTTTAGGAGTAGCGCTATTTAATTTTATATATTAATAAAAAAAGAGTTAAAATTGAAACTTTCTTTTGCTAAAATTTTAGATAAGCTAAAATCCCTTTTTAGTTTTAAAAAGAGTAAGACTAAGCTTCACGTTCATGATTACCAAGGTCGAAAAGAGCTGGATAAAAAGCTTGTTTTTGGCATGGCTAAATCTCGCATCCCCTCCTGGCAACAGTGGAAATATTTAAGAAAATCATTCACTGAAAAAGAATCTTTTATTTTTAATACAGCGGTTATACTTTTGGTGCTTTCTCTTTTGTTTCTAGGCGTAAGGCTCTATCAAGAGCATGTTTACCTAGTGCCCAAAGAAGGTGGTCAATATGTCGAAGCGGCTATTGGTGCTCCTAAATATATTAATCCTATTTTTTCCCAGACTAATGATGTTGATGGCGATCTTTCCCAGCTTATTTATTCCAGTCTTATTAAATACAACAAAGAAAGCGAAATAGCTTACGATCTTTTAGAGGATTATGAATTGTCAGAAGACCAAAAAGTTTATACTTTTCACATTAAAAAGAATATTAAATGGCATGACGGAGAGGAATTAACTGTTAATGATATACTCTTTACTATTGAGCTGGCCCAAAACGCAGAAATAGGCAGCCCTCTCTATCTTAATCTAGCTGGCGTAGAAACCGAAAAAGTAGATGATTATACTTTTAAACTTACTTTGAGTGAACCTTTTGCTCCTTTTCTTTCTACTTTAAATTTTGGTATCCTACCTCAACATCTTTATAAAGATGTACCTTATGAAAATATTCGTTTGGTTGAATATAATTTAAAACCAATTGGTTCCGGACCTTTTAAATTTAAAACTTTAACCCGAGGCAGTTTTGGAGAGATTAAAAAATTTACTATGGAAAAAAACGAGAATTATTACGCTAAAAAGCCTTATCTTGACAAAATCGTCTTTCGCTTTTACCCGGATCTACCTAGTGCTGTTGGGGCTTTAAAAAACAAAAATGTTGAAGGTATTAGCTATATTTCTAAAGAGTATGAGGAAGAATTACCACAGAAATTAAATATTAATTATTATCACTTAAATTTACCGCAATATACAGCTGTTTTTTATAACACAAAAAATGAAATCTTAGAAAATAAAAAAATCAGAGAAGCCCTTTCCTTTGCTACTAACAAAAATGAAATTATTAATGACGTTCTAAACGGCATTGGAGAAACGGTTCACGGGCCCATTCTAAAAGGTTTCTTTGGCTATACCGAAGAGGTAAAAGATTTTATTTACAATCCTGGGGAAGCCCAAAATCTTCTAGATGATGCCGGCTGGACTATGGATGAAGAAAAGGGTGTGCGCACTAAAGATGATAAAGAGCTAAAATTTAATCTCACTACCCTTAATCAGCCGGAATATATGAAAGTAGCCGAAAAATTAAAGGAATACTGGAATAAAATCGGTTGTCAGGTGGAAACTATTTTTGTAGAGAGCGATCGTATTGAGCAAGCTGTTATTAAAAACCGCGAATATGACTCAATACTTTATGGAGAAATTATCGGTTATGATCCTGATCCTTATCCTTTTTGGCATTCTTCTCAACAGCAGCATCCAGGCCTCAATCTTTCTATTTATTATAATAAGAAGATTGATAAAATACTGGAGGAAGCCAGAAAAATTCCTGACCCCCAAAAAAGAGCCGAGAAATACGCTGAATTTTCTAAAATTATAGCAGAAGAACAACCAGCCCTTTTCCTTTACAGTCCTTACTATACCTATGGACTCTCAAAAAACGTTAAAGGCTTTGACTTAAGCAGAATTGTCAGCCCTCAGGACCGGTTTAACCAAATTCAAGAGTGGTATATCAATACCAAAAGAGCCTGGCAATAGACCAGCTCTTACTTTTAGTTAAATATTGACCTAAAATAACCCGTTATACAGCGGGGCCAGCACACTGATTATAAAATTAATCAACTAAATATAAATAGGCCGGAGTGGCGGAATTAGTAGACCGGCCCGCCTCTGCCTTTGCCGAGATGGCGGAACTGGTAGACGCGCACGGTTCAGGACCGTGTGGGGAAACCCGTGGGAGTTCAACTCTCCCTCTCGGCAGAGGTAATGGCGGGCGCGCATGGTTTTAGGAACTTGTGGTTCAAGACTCGCCTTCGGCACCATTAAATAAAAAATTATGAATAAAAAACAAAAGAAAAAATCTCCTTCGGCCTCGAGCTCAGAGCCGAAAGGCAAAACAAATCCTAAACAAAATTTTTCTTCTCAAAAAAAACTACGGATTATACCGCTGGGCGGACAGGAAGAAGTCGGTCGCAATATGAATGTTTTTGAATACAATCAGGACATCGTCATTATTGATATGGGTATGCAATTTCCAGAAGAAGAAATGCCTGGTATTGATTATATTATACCCAATATAAAATATTTAAAAGGTCAAGAAAAAAATATCCGGGGGGTAATTTTTACCCATGGACATCTTGATCATATTGGCGCCGCCCCGATACTACTAGAAAAGCTGGGTTACCCGCCGGTTATCGGCCGCCCTTTAACCCTAGCTATGATTAAAAGTCGGCTGGAAGATTATAAAAAGGGCTCCAGCAAAAGACTAAAAACTATTGAAATAAAAAATATTAAGCAAAAAATAAAACTGGCTTCTTTTGAAGCTTCCTTTTTTCCAGTTGACCATTCTACTATGGACGCTATGGGTATTGTTTTAAAAACTCCTCAAGCAAACATTATTCATCCAGGCGACTGGACTTATGAAGAAAATCCGGTAAAAAGAAAATCTATAAATTACCATCATCTTTCGCGTCTTAAAAAACCAACCGTACTTATGCTAGAAAGCCTAGCTTCAACCAGTAATAGGCCCCGTGTACCAGAAAAAACTATGTACCAAAATATTGAAAAACTAATTAAGGAAGCTTCCGGTCGTATTATTCTGGCTACCTTTTCCTCACAAATTGAAAGAATAAAAAATATTATTCCCCTGGCTGAAAAATTTGGCCGCAAAGTAGCTTTTGACGGTTACAGCATGCGTTTGAATATGGAGATTGCTAAAAAACTGGGTTATATAAAATTCAAAAAATCAAATATAATCCCTATCAAAAAAATTAATAAATATCCGGATAATAAAGTTCTCATTTTCTGCACCGGCGCTCAGGGTGAACCCAGAGCCGTACTTTCCCGTATGGTTGAAGGTAGTCATAAATACGTTCAGATAAAAAAGAAGGATACCGTCATCTTTTCTTCTTCAGTTATCCCGGGTAACGAAAGATCAATCCAAAAATTGAAAGATTCTCTCTACCGTTTGTCTGATAATGTTATACATAACGATATTATGGACGTACACAGCTCTGGTCACGCTACCGCTCAAGATATGATTAAAGTAGTCAGACAAATTAAGCCCACCTATTTTATGCCCGTTTACGCTCATTACTACTTTTTAAAAGAAGCTGAAAAATTAATCGCTCGTGATAACTTTGCCAAGAAAAATATTTTTGTTCTGGAAAATGGACAAACCCTAGAATTTAAAAATAAAAAACCCAGGAAAATAAAAAAGAAAGTCCCCACTAACTATATTATGGTCGACGGACTGGGCGTCGGTGATGTCGGTGAAATAGTACTACGTGATCGTAATGTTTTAGCTAAGGACGGTATGGTAGTTATAATATTAAAAGTAGATGACAAAAATAAAAAAATAATTGGCGAGCCTGATATAATCTCACGAGGTTTTGTCTATATGAAAAAATCAAATAAACTAATCAAAGATACTAAGCAAAAGGTAAAAGATATATTTAACTCCGCTCCCAGAAGAAAAACAAACTACTGGGATCCCCTTAAATCAAAAATAAGGGATGATATTGGCCAGTATCTTTTTAATAAAACCGAGAGAAGGCCGATGATCCTGCCAGTTTTGATTGAAGTCTGATTGCTTATAACCAGTTGCGAATCGCCAATCATAGTATAGACGACAAGTAACAAACGATTAACGATTTGCTAACAACAACTACAATATTTTTGACTTACATGTTAAAATAAAAACATGAATAAAATCGTATTATCGGGTTATCAACCGACTGGAAAAGTTCACATTGGTAATTACCTGGGCTCACTTAAAAATTTCGTCCAACTACAACATAAATACCAATGTTTCTTTTTTATTGCTGATTATCACTCGATCACTGAAAATTATAAGATTGAAGAAAAACAAAAACAGATTATTAATACGGCTAAATCATTTTTGGCCGCCGGTCTTGATCCTAAAAAATGCACTATTTACGTTCAGTCACATATTCCAGAAGTTTTTGAATTAACCTGGATATTTAATTGTTTGACTTCATTTTCTGAACTAAAAAGAATGACCCAGTTTAAAGATAAATCTTCTAGACAGCCCGAGAATATTAATATCGGCCTTTTTGATTATCCGGTTTTGCAAGCGGCTGATATTCTTCTTTATAAAACTAATCTGGTACCAGTGGGCGAAGATCAGGTACAGCATCTGGAGTTGACCCGAAAAATAGCCCGTAATTTTAACCAGCGCTTTGGCCAGTATTTTGAAGAGCCCAACGAACTTTTGACAAAAACTGCCCGTGTTATGAGCTTAAACAAACCTCAGGAAAAAATGAGTAAAAGTCTGGGTGAAAAAAGTTATATTGCCTTAACTGACAGTCCGGAAATTGTAAAGAAAAAAATATCCTCGGCGATCACAGCCACTTCTGGCGGAGAAAAATCTCCCGGAGTAAAAAATCTTTTTACTTTACTCAATGAGTTTTCTGAAAAAAATATCTATAAAGAATTTAAAAAAGAAGAGAAACAAGGTACTATTAAATATTCAAAATTAAAAGAAAAGCTCTCAAAAAATATAGCTGATTATTTTGAAGATTTTAGAAATAAATTTAATTCTCTAAAAGATAAAGAAGTCCTTAAAATCCTTGACCAAGGCGCTAAAAAAGCCCGTCCCCTGGCTCAAAAAACCTTAAAAGAAGTCAAAGAAAAAATGGGATTAATATAAAATTATTAAAAAATCTTAAAATTCTGTTAAGTTAACCCATTTAATAATAAAGATTAAAATGACTAAATGGATTATAATAATTATATTAATAATAATTGCTTGGTTTATACTCTTATTACTTGGTTCCTTATTTAATTGGCATACTTTAGACTTTGATATTAAGCAAAAAGATGTTTTGACTAGATTAACTAAAAATAAAAAATACTTTCTCATCAATAATAAAGATATAAACTCTAGGGCTAAGCCAGATAAAAAAATTTCTCTAAATTATTAGTAAAAATTAATAAAAAAATATCTTGAATTAAAAGATAAAAATAAATATCAAAGATTAGAATTAAAAAATATTTTAATCTAAGAAATAAGGAAATATTCTAAATATTCAATTAAAATAGGATTAATCTAATATATATGTTTGAAAATCAAAACCAACCAAAAAAACCTCAAAGCCCGCCTGCTAGTTTACCTAACCAAGGCCAGCCAGACAATAAGCCAAAATCTAATCTACAAAAACCGGCTGATCTAAAACAGTCTCAAAGCCATACAAAGTCAGAAAAAAACAGCCAAAACACTGATAATAGTGATATATCGGCCAAAATTGCTGAATTAAATAAAATAAGCCACGGCGGAAAAAAGAAAATAACTATTATTACTGTAGCTATAATAGTTATTATTGGTTTAATCATTGGTGCTATTTATCTTTTTCAAAACTTAAACAGTCCAGAAAAGGAAGAAATAGTGGTTACAGGCTCCAATAATATTAATAATAATGGTAATTTAAGTGTTAATAAAGACCTTAATCTAAATACCAACGCTAATACCAATAATAATTCAAATAATACTAACACTTATATCAACACTAGCAATCCCAATAGCGACTCAGATAACGACGGCCTTATAAACAAAAAAGAATTATATTATGGCACCTCACCAACAAAAAAAGACACTGACGGAGATGGCTACAGCGATTTAAATGAAATAGAAAATAAATTTAATCCTTTGGGAAGCGGTAAATTAACGGCCGAAGATTTTTATATTTATTGTGTTAATAATTTAAA
It includes:
- the secG gene encoding preprotein translocase subunit SecG encodes the protein MEFALKIIQMVLSVILITLVLLQNRGSGLGGIFGGEGNVYRTKRGFDKFLFIGTIITAALFLGVALFNFIY
- a CDS encoding ABC transporter substrate-binding protein: MKLSFAKILDKLKSLFSFKKSKTKLHVHDYQGRKELDKKLVFGMAKSRIPSWQQWKYLRKSFTEKESFIFNTAVILLVLSLLFLGVRLYQEHVYLVPKEGGQYVEAAIGAPKYINPIFSQTNDVDGDLSQLIYSSLIKYNKESEIAYDLLEDYELSEDQKVYTFHIKKNIKWHDGEELTVNDILFTIELAQNAEIGSPLYLNLAGVETEKVDDYTFKLTLSEPFAPFLSTLNFGILPQHLYKDVPYENIRLVEYNLKPIGSGPFKFKTLTRGSFGEIKKFTMEKNENYYAKKPYLDKIVFRFYPDLPSAVGALKNKNVEGISYISKEYEEELPQKLNINYYHLNLPQYTAVFYNTKNEILENKKIREALSFATNKNEIINDVLNGIGETVHGPILKGFFGYTEEVKDFIYNPGEAQNLLDDAGWTMDEEKGVRTKDDKELKFNLTTLNQPEYMKVAEKLKEYWNKIGCQVETIFVESDRIEQAVIKNREYDSILYGEIIGYDPDPYPFWHSSQQQHPGLNLSIYYNKKIDKILEEARKIPDPQKRAEKYAEFSKIIAEEQPALFLYSPYYTYGLSKNVKGFDLSRIVSPQDRFNQIQEWYINTKRAWQ
- a CDS encoding ribonuclease J codes for the protein MNKKQKKKSPSASSSEPKGKTNPKQNFSSQKKLRIIPLGGQEEVGRNMNVFEYNQDIVIIDMGMQFPEEEMPGIDYIIPNIKYLKGQEKNIRGVIFTHGHLDHIGAAPILLEKLGYPPVIGRPLTLAMIKSRLEDYKKGSSKRLKTIEIKNIKQKIKLASFEASFFPVDHSTMDAMGIVLKTPQANIIHPGDWTYEENPVKRKSINYHHLSRLKKPTVLMLESLASTSNRPRVPEKTMYQNIEKLIKEASGRIILATFSSQIERIKNIIPLAEKFGRKVAFDGYSMRLNMEIAKKLGYIKFKKSNIIPIKKINKYPDNKVLIFCTGAQGEPRAVLSRMVEGSHKYVQIKKKDTVIFSSSVIPGNERSIQKLKDSLYRLSDNVIHNDIMDVHSSGHATAQDMIKVVRQIKPTYFMPVYAHYYFLKEAEKLIARDNFAKKNIFVLENGQTLEFKNKKPRKIKKKVPTNYIMVDGLGVGDVGEIVLRDRNVLAKDGMVVIILKVDDKNKKIIGEPDIISRGFVYMKKSNKLIKDTKQKVKDIFNSAPRRKTNYWDPLKSKIRDDIGQYLFNKTERRPMILPVLIEV
- the trpS gene encoding tryptophan--tRNA ligase → MNKIVLSGYQPTGKVHIGNYLGSLKNFVQLQHKYQCFFFIADYHSITENYKIEEKQKQIINTAKSFLAAGLDPKKCTIYVQSHIPEVFELTWIFNCLTSFSELKRMTQFKDKSSRQPENINIGLFDYPVLQAADILLYKTNLVPVGEDQVQHLELTRKIARNFNQRFGQYFEEPNELLTKTARVMSLNKPQEKMSKSLGEKSYIALTDSPEIVKKKISSAITATSGGEKSPGVKNLFTLLNEFSEKNIYKEFKKEEKQGTIKYSKLKEKLSKNIADYFEDFRNKFNSLKDKEVLKILDQGAKKARPLAQKTLKEVKEKMGLI